From Leptospira ryugenii, a single genomic window includes:
- a CDS encoding YciI family protein: MKEFILLFRNIVGENDYSVSLEEREKTMSHWTNWIREIVESGKFVATQPLDYEGAVLRPGSVSDGPYVEAKEILAGYLVCKTANIEDAIEIGKKCPILNYPNGSLEVRPITPFSP, encoded by the coding sequence ATGAAAGAATTCATTTTATTATTCAGAAACATTGTCGGTGAAAATGACTACAGTGTGAGTCTCGAAGAAAGGGAAAAAACCATGTCTCATTGGACAAACTGGATCCGAGAGATTGTGGAATCTGGTAAGTTCGTAGCTACCCAACCTTTGGACTATGAAGGTGCGGTTTTAAGGCCAGGTTCTGTGAGCGATGGTCCATATGTGGAAGCAAAAGAAATTTTGGCTGGGTATTTGGTTTGCAAAACAGCTAACATAGAAGATGCGATCGAAATTGGGAAAAAGTGTCCAATTCTAAATTATCCGAATGGAAGTCTGGAAGTACGCCCCATTACGCCATTTTCGCCTTAG
- a CDS encoding lipocalin family protein, whose translation MFLSFCSSPKKEERPVWEPFLIFGLTSYASTSPFDSFAEREIDFSRFLGTWNEMQRIDTSFQSGLSRSRATYSDIGNGQIGVLNQGTRSDGGTTAQNGIALVPDPKVGRLKVSFAFPFFFGDFLILRIDRVNYQTALIGGPTENFLWIFSRQESIDPAIETSYIEYAKGAGYRVASLKRFR comes from the coding sequence TTGTTTCTCTCCTTTTGTAGCTCCCCTAAGAAAGAGGAGAGACCAGTTTGGGAACCTTTTCTTATTTTTGGTTTAACTTCCTATGCGAGTACATCGCCCTTTGATTCTTTTGCCGAACGAGAGATAGATTTTTCTAGATTCCTCGGTACATGGAATGAAATGCAAAGAATCGATACTAGTTTCCAAAGTGGACTTTCAAGGTCAAGGGCGACTTACAGTGATATTGGCAATGGCCAAATAGGAGTATTGAACCAGGGCACGAGATCCGATGGAGGCACGACTGCGCAAAATGGGATCGCCTTAGTCCCAGATCCAAAAGTGGGAAGATTGAAAGTGAGCTTTGCTTTTCCTTTCTTTTTTGGTGACTTTCTCATCTTACGGATCGACCGAGTGAATTACCAAACAGCGCTGATAGGTGGTCCTACGGAAAATTTTCTTTGGATCTTTTCCCGACAAGAAAGCATAGATCCAGCCATTGAAACAAGTTACATCGAATATGCGAAGGGTGCAGGTTACCGTGTTGCCTCCCTGAAACGATTTCGTTAG
- a CDS encoding acyl-CoA thioesterase has translation MSKPIRYQSIYKQKVAWGDMDAFGHVNNVTYVRYFESARAQFFTDENLWEAHAKTLREGPVLTHLEMDYRRQVAFPADLEITMTVSSLSSRGFTMDCSMWLGEECAVSCKASIIWFDFQTRKPTNLPRVFKEKYSHTSEPPTSK, from the coding sequence ATGAGCAAACCGATACGATACCAGTCGATCTACAAACAAAAAGTAGCTTGGGGCGACATGGATGCCTTTGGGCATGTCAACAATGTTACCTATGTCCGTTATTTTGAATCAGCACGTGCACAGTTTTTCACCGATGAAAATCTTTGGGAGGCCCATGCAAAAACCCTGAGAGAAGGACCTGTCCTCACCCATCTAGAAATGGATTATAGACGTCAGGTCGCTTTCCCAGCAGATTTAGAAATCACGATGACAGTCAGTTCGCTATCTTCGCGCGGTTTTACAATGGATTGTTCGATGTGGTTAGGTGAGGAATGCGCCGTTAGTTGCAAGGCCTCTATTATTTGGTTTGATTTCCAAACAAGGAAACCGACCAACTTACCCAGAGTCTTTAAGGAAAAATATTCCCATACGAGTGAGCCTCCTACATCCAAATGA
- a CDS encoding RNA polymerase sigma factor produces MKEKQLTQIYREESRNLTATLIKIFGFSYFEEIEDAVQETFLSAFEVWKLKGLPENPKAWLYAVAKNKILSKIQKIKNREKILEKNLNIFPKEFHLEAVWEKEIQSIDDNTLQVLFAISHPSLPVDSQIALALKTSFGFTVKEIAELQMMEEETIQKKLYRARQTIQNQSLSMAFPPRQELEERRASVLKIIYLVFTQGHYGHSKKGILQIDLMREALRLSLLLSQNQTLKSYDVDALVALFAFHSSRLESRVAETPYLLAIDHQDRTKWNQELIQFGNIYLTKSLEASRRLQTDYQVEAMIAMMHTREDNKEKWEILSDLNEQLFRLTENKTVFLNQVYSVFRSKGRIDALALLSTQNNIPESVYFHLLLAYIWKQENRDLANSHLESAQRLAKTQEERETILFNWNLSP; encoded by the coding sequence ATGAAAGAGAAACAACTCACTCAAATTTATCGGGAAGAATCGAGAAACTTAACTGCTACTCTGATCAAAATCTTTGGCTTTTCGTACTTTGAAGAGATTGAAGATGCGGTCCAAGAAACCTTTCTCAGTGCATTTGAAGTTTGGAAGTTAAAAGGACTTCCGGAAAATCCAAAGGCTTGGTTGTATGCGGTAGCAAAGAACAAAATTCTCTCCAAGATCCAAAAAATTAAAAATAGAGAAAAGATACTAGAAAAGAATCTAAACATTTTCCCAAAAGAGTTCCATTTGGAAGCAGTCTGGGAAAAGGAAATCCAAAGTATAGATGACAACACCTTGCAAGTATTGTTTGCGATCTCTCACCCAAGTTTGCCTGTAGACAGCCAAATCGCTCTTGCCTTAAAAACTTCCTTCGGATTTACCGTGAAAGAAATTGCAGAATTGCAAATGATGGAAGAAGAAACCATCCAAAAAAAATTATACCGTGCCCGCCAAACTATCCAAAATCAATCATTGAGTATGGCATTCCCCCCAAGGCAAGAACTGGAAGAAAGAAGAGCTTCTGTTTTGAAAATCATTTACTTAGTCTTTACGCAAGGACACTACGGGCATTCCAAGAAAGGCATTTTACAAATCGATTTGATGCGCGAGGCTTTGCGATTGAGTCTTTTGCTAAGCCAAAATCAGACTTTGAAAAGTTATGATGTAGATGCTTTAGTTGCTCTCTTTGCCTTTCATTCCTCTCGATTGGAAAGTAGGGTAGCTGAGACGCCATATCTTTTGGCGATTGACCACCAAGACCGTACAAAATGGAACCAAGAGCTTATCCAGTTCGGAAATATCTACTTAACAAAGAGTCTTGAAGCTTCGAGAAGGTTACAAACAGACTATCAAGTGGAAGCTATGATCGCAATGATGCATACGCGAGAGGACAATAAAGAGAAATGGGAGATTCTATCTGACTTAAATGAACAATTGTTTCGCTTAACAGAAAATAAAACAGTGTTTCTCAATCAGGTGTATTCTGTCTTTCGAAGCAAAGGAAGAATAGATGCTTTAGCACTTTTAAGCACCCAAAACAATATTCCTGAGAGTGTATACTTTCATTTACTTCTCGCTTATATTTGGAAACAGGAAAATCGGGACTTGGCCAATTCTCATTTAGAAAGTGCTCAAAGGCTAGCAAAAACCCAAGAGGAAAGAGAAACAATCCTTTTCAATTGGAACCTCTCTCCTTAA
- a CDS encoding DUF2306 domain-containing protein: MSLFSKLSKDSWMLVFLLILNLVPSLAGSIRLFNLLSGSELPLADQRFAEAPVPVILHILSAVFYGLLSIFQFSSNFRKNHITIHRRLGRFLLLCGLMAAATGIWMAFFYPKVPTDGPSLFYTRLIVGLWMLLCLLYAYREIRKLNVKEHRMWMVRAYAVGLGAGTQVFTHLPWFVLVGGDPSGWIRDGLMAAGWIINIVFAEVYLRNT; encoded by the coding sequence ATGTCCTTATTTTCCAAACTCTCGAAAGATAGCTGGATGTTGGTATTTCTTCTGATTTTAAACTTGGTTCCAAGCCTTGCTGGTAGTATAAGGTTATTCAACTTACTCTCAGGTTCAGAACTTCCTTTGGCAGACCAACGCTTTGCTGAGGCTCCGGTACCCGTTATCCTTCACATCCTTTCAGCTGTTTTTTATGGCCTTCTATCAATATTTCAATTTTCTTCTAATTTTAGAAAAAATCACATAACGATACACAGGCGATTGGGACGTTTTCTTTTGCTCTGTGGACTCATGGCAGCAGCGACTGGCATATGGATGGCATTTTTTTATCCAAAAGTACCTACCGATGGCCCATCACTCTTTTATACCCGATTGATTGTTGGTCTTTGGATGCTCCTTTGTCTTCTATACGCGTACCGCGAGATACGAAAATTAAACGTTAAAGAGCATCGGATGTGGATGGTGAGAGCTTATGCGGTTGGATTAGGAGCAGGCACACAAGTGTTCACTCACCTTCCTTGGTTTGTCTTAGTTGGTGGTGATCCGAGTGGCTGGATAAGAGATGGACTTATGGCCGCAGGTTGGATCATTAACATTGTTTTTGCGGAAGTATACCTACGTAATACCTAA
- a CDS encoding Crp/Fnr family transcriptional regulator — MASKRIPLQTEDLTFLYQSLSSILPIPKSIWEEMPEDFFTMRFLEKGEFFLKEGKVASEMAIVKDGLVMESYLTKKGDEFVKTYNFPGELTGSYYDLLSGVGSTCSIRALKDSRFAVAPFQKLLQLRESSHFWAKWNLRLVELLFQKKAKREFELLTMSAEERYQSLKRERPNIESELSQQQIASFLRITPVTLSRIKNQAY, encoded by the coding sequence ATGGCATCCAAAAGAATTCCACTGCAAACAGAAGACCTAACATTTCTCTACCAATCACTTTCTAGTATCCTTCCGATTCCTAAAAGTATTTGGGAGGAGATGCCTGAAGATTTTTTTACAATGCGCTTTTTAGAGAAAGGAGAGTTTTTTTTAAAGGAGGGAAAAGTGGCCTCTGAGATGGCCATTGTTAAGGATGGTCTTGTCATGGAATCATACTTAACAAAGAAAGGTGATGAATTTGTAAAAACATATAATTTTCCTGGAGAACTAACAGGTTCTTATTATGACCTACTGTCGGGTGTAGGTTCTACTTGTTCAATACGTGCTTTGAAGGACTCAAGATTTGCAGTGGCTCCCTTCCAAAAATTACTCCAACTCAGAGAGAGCTCTCATTTTTGGGCAAAGTGGAATCTGCGTTTGGTGGAACTCTTGTTTCAAAAAAAAGCAAAACGCGAATTTGAATTGTTAACCATGTCTGCAGAAGAGAGATATCAAAGTCTTAAAAGGGAAAGGCCAAATATTGAATCCGAACTTAGCCAACAACAGATTGCTTCTTTTTTGAGAATCACACCTGTTACCCTCAGTCGAATTAAAAACCAAGCATATTAA